One segment of bacterium DNA contains the following:
- the murG gene encoding undecaprenyldiphospho-muramoylpentapeptide beta-N-acetylglucosaminyltransferase — MKVVFTGGGSGGHFYPIIAIAEKLNELLDREKFVDVKIYYLSDAPYDERILFEKGIIFKKLPAGKLRRYFSFLNIVDLFKTVYGVVRALGVLYVLFPDVVVGKGGYASFPTLIAAKFLNIPVIIHESDSVPGRANIIASKFARRIAVSYREAAEYFPIEKTAFTGNPIRRDVAIPMREGAHEILKLDSTVPTILILGGSQGASIINDAIMQAAPRLTEKYQIIHQVGIKNLEAMKNMAEVVMAKSQYRERYKMFGYLNEITLRTSAGVADLVISRAGSAIFEIAAWGIPSIIIPITDSNGDHQRKNAYAYARGGGCIVIEESNLTTNLITSEVERLMDDAEIREKMKVSAKLFAKDDAALKIAQEILLVLKEHAK, encoded by the coding sequence ATGAAGGTAGTCTTTACTGGCGGGGGATCAGGAGGTCATTTCTATCCTATAATAGCTATCGCGGAGAAACTTAATGAGCTTCTTGATCGTGAGAAATTTGTTGATGTTAAAATCTACTATCTTTCTGATGCTCCATACGACGAGCGAATACTTTTTGAAAAAGGAATCATATTTAAAAAATTACCCGCTGGTAAACTACGAAGATATTTTTCATTTTTAAATATAGTTGATCTTTTCAAAACAGTCTACGGCGTAGTGCGAGCACTCGGAGTATTATATGTTCTGTTTCCCGATGTGGTGGTAGGGAAGGGGGGGTATGCAAGTTTTCCTACACTGATTGCGGCAAAATTTCTCAATATTCCGGTCATTATTCATGAATCAGACAGCGTACCCGGACGTGCGAATATTATTGCATCTAAATTTGCACGACGTATCGCTGTATCGTATCGTGAAGCGGCGGAATATTTTCCCATAGAAAAAACTGCATTTACGGGAAATCCAATCAGAAGAGATGTTGCCATTCCTATGCGTGAAGGTGCGCATGAAATCCTCAAACTTGACAGCACGGTACCCACGATACTTATTCTCGGCGGTTCTCAAGGGGCGTCAATTATCAATGATGCCATTATGCAAGCGGCTCCACGTCTTACAGAAAAATATCAGATCATCCACCAAGTGGGTATCAAAAATCTTGAAGCTATGAAAAATATGGCAGAGGTGGTGATGGCAAAAAGCCAATATCGCGAACGTTATAAAATGTTTGGGTATTTAAATGAGATTACATTGAGAACATCTGCGGGTGTCGCAGACCTTGTTATATCGCGAGCTGGATCAGCAATTTTTGAAATAGCTGCATGGGGAATACCTTCTATTATTATTCCTATCACTGACTCCAATGGAGATCATCAAAGAAAAAATGCGTATGCATACGCCCGAGGGGGAGGATGTATTGTTATAGAAGAATCAAATCTTACGACAAACCTCATAACTTCCGAGGTTGAACGTCTTATGGATGATGCAGAGATTCGAGAAAAAATGAAGGTGAGTGCAAAATTATTTGCTAAAGATGATGCTGCTCTAAAAATAGCTCAAGAAATTCTTCTTGTCCTCAAAGAACACGCGAAGTAA
- a CDS encoding peptidoglycan DD-metalloendopeptidase family protein: MNIRFLVYIVILFLTFVVSPVDIHAGIIDDLRQKIDGRGIEIKNLEQEIAQYEKDIASLGGQAKTLATSIKELDIARKKLDVNIRLTESKISAQNLKIEKLELEINDKKVKIGLNSSAIGEILRTMDQTESKNLVEVILSTNNFSKFWDDIENLERLSGLIREQLKELEQLKAARESDKKSTEEEKEVLMGLKKELADEKRVVENNKKEKDRLLVSTKNKESNYKKILQEKQKLKDAFEAELREFESELKVAIDPNSFPPVGSQVLSWPTDNVRVTQYFGDTAFAKSGAYNGKGHNGIDIGVTYGTKIKASLSGTIAGTGDTDIICPGASYGRWVLIKHKNGLSTLYAHLSVISVSAGQEVDTSGIIGYSGDTGYSTGPHLHLTVYATQGVSIESRKSKVCGGTYIIPIAPLNAYLDPINYLKKL; the protein is encoded by the coding sequence ATGAACATACGTTTTTTAGTATATATAGTTATTTTATTTCTTACATTCGTAGTATCTCCCGTTGATATTCACGCGGGAATCATTGATGATCTTCGACAAAAAATAGACGGTAGGGGAATAGAAATTAAAAATCTTGAGCAGGAAATCGCGCAATACGAGAAAGATATCGCATCACTAGGGGGACAAGCAAAAACACTTGCAACCTCAATCAAGGAACTTGATATTGCCCGCAAAAAGCTCGATGTGAATATTCGCCTTACTGAAAGTAAAATTTCAGCGCAAAATCTCAAGATTGAAAAACTCGAACTTGAAATTAATGACAAGAAGGTTAAGATCGGTCTAAATTCCAGCGCTATTGGAGAAATACTTCGCACGATGGACCAAACTGAATCAAAAAATTTGGTTGAGGTGATTCTTTCTACTAATAATTTTTCAAAATTTTGGGATGATATAGAAAATTTAGAGCGTTTAAGTGGTTTAATTCGTGAACAACTTAAGGAACTCGAACAACTAAAAGCTGCGCGAGAATCTGATAAAAAGTCTACGGAAGAAGAAAAAGAGGTGCTTATGGGACTTAAGAAAGAGTTAGCTGATGAGAAACGAGTTGTTGAAAATAATAAAAAAGAAAAAGATCGCTTACTTGTATCTACGAAAAACAAGGAATCAAATTATAAAAAAATTCTACAAGAAAAGCAAAAACTCAAGGATGCTTTTGAAGCAGAACTTCGTGAGTTTGAATCTGAACTTAAGGTTGCAATTGATCCGAATAGTTTTCCTCCCGTCGGATCGCAGGTTTTATCATGGCCTACGGACAATGTTCGTGTAACACAATATTTCGGCGATACTGCATTTGCAAAAAGTGGCGCTTATAATGGAAAAGGTCATAATGGCATTGATATTGGTGTAACCTATGGTACAAAAATTAAAGCATCTCTGTCGGGAACAATTGCAGGTACGGGAGATACAGATATTATTTGTCCTGGAGCTTCCTATGGTCGCTGGGTACTTATAAAGCACAAAAATGGCTTGAGTACGCTCTATGCACATCTTTCAGTTATAAGTGTCTCTGCGGGGCAAGAAGTCGATACAAGTGGTATTATTGGATATAGTGGTGACACGGGGTATTCCACAGGCCCGCACCTCCATCTTACTGTTTATGCAACCCAAGGCGTGAGTATTGAATCAAGAAAAAGTAAGGTATGTGGAGGAACATATATAATACCGATAGCACCACTCAACGCATATCTTGACCCAATAAATTACCTTAAAAAATTATGA
- a CDS encoding stage II sporulation protein M, translated as MILRGKIRELCKINESTELYLKVISLIFFIAISVGIITAQLFPHEAREGVEEISQQLEFISSAGTFEMFWIIFLNNAVKSFFALVSGILFGIIPVMFILINGYVIGIVGTVAIAEKGITSFLALTLPHGILEIPAVLLAASLGVMLGEKFYTQIRTRESFHPSFSSALGVFFKIVVPTLAIAALIETLLGVIDGA; from the coding sequence ATGATATTAAGGGGAAAAATACGAGAACTATGCAAAATCAACGAAAGCACAGAGCTATATTTAAAAGTTATATCGCTTATTTTTTTTATAGCAATTTCAGTGGGAATTATCACTGCCCAACTTTTTCCCCATGAAGCACGAGAGGGGGTTGAAGAGATATCTCAACAACTTGAGTTTATATCCAGTGCGGGAACGTTTGAAATGTTTTGGATCATATTTTTAAATAATGCAGTAAAATCATTTTTCGCACTGGTTAGTGGGATTCTTTTTGGTATTATTCCAGTCATGTTTATTCTTATCAATGGGTATGTTATTGGTATTGTGGGTACTGTTGCCATTGCAGAGAAGGGAATCACGAGTTTTCTTGCGCTCACTCTTCCGCATGGTATTTTGGAGATTCCAGCAGTACTTCTTGCGGCAAGCCTTGGGGTGATGCTCGGTGAAAAATTTTATACGCAAATAAGGACAAGGGAGTCGTTTCACCCAAGCTTTTCATCAGCTCTCGGTGTATTTTTTAAGATAGTTGTTCCCACATTGGCGATTGCAGCACTCATCGAAACTCTTTTGGGTGTTATTGATGGTGCATAG
- a CDS encoding PD-(D/E)XK nuclease family protein, whose product MRTSYSALATYKICPLKYKYSQIDKIKEPKRAEQVYGTLIHSALKFMFERNPLYPTLDQVIDFYTKKWNEKSLFIEWRNLEKKEAEEKVYFDEGIATIKNFYKKNQPWTFNVVELEGRFSLELTDEVSGKVHTLAGIIDRIDKDPQSDLYEIIDYKTGKRMPAEKDLKENLQLGLYHLALISRWPQLKPENIKTSLYFLKHNEKISVTPTQEIARATKQNILNTIREIEQKIEKEEAFPPTPSAFCGSCGYRKICPMWSHEYKKAEVKTASDKEVAVAIKEFFDIKAEDDTRKKRLADLRNIILSYMEQEKVERVFGGPGYITKGIQERFSYDLEKIKPILEKIGKWNAILDPDEKKLEKLLAQIPENIKEEILMFRNKKLIITLKPTKKK is encoded by the coding sequence ATGCGAACATCATATTCAGCTCTGGCAACCTACAAAATCTGCCCGCTTAAATACAAATATTCCCAAATAGATAAGATCAAAGAGCCCAAACGCGCCGAGCAAGTCTATGGCACCCTCATTCACTCTGCACTCAAGTTTATGTTTGAGCGCAACCCCCTCTACCCTACTCTCGACCAGGTGATAGATTTTTATACGAAAAAATGGAACGAAAAGTCACTGTTTATTGAATGGAGAAATCTTGAAAAAAAAGAAGCGGAGGAAAAAGTTTATTTTGATGAAGGGATTGCCACGATTAAGAATTTTTACAAAAAGAATCAGCCATGGACATTTAATGTGGTTGAGCTTGAAGGACGTTTTTCACTTGAATTGACTGATGAAGTGTCAGGGAAGGTACACACGCTCGCGGGCATCATAGATCGTATTGATAAAGATCCACAATCCGACCTCTATGAAATCATAGACTACAAAACCGGGAAACGGATGCCTGCCGAGAAAGATTTGAAGGAAAATCTTCAATTGGGACTTTACCACCTTGCGCTCATTTCCCGCTGGCCTCAATTAAAACCGGAAAACATTAAAACGAGTCTTTATTTTTTAAAACATAATGAAAAAATTTCCGTTACCCCTACGCAAGAGATCGCGCGTGCAACAAAACAAAATATTCTCAACACTATTCGTGAGATCGAGCAGAAAATAGAGAAAGAAGAAGCATTCCCGCCAACCCCTTCAGCCTTCTGCGGTTCATGCGGGTATCGCAAAATTTGTCCTATGTGGTCACATGAATACAAAAAGGCAGAAGTAAAAACTGCAAGTGATAAAGAAGTTGCAGTCGCAATCAAAGAATTTTTTGATATTAAGGCAGAAGATGACACAAGAAAAAAGCGTCTTGCTGATTTACGCAATATCATTCTTTCATATATGGAACAAGAAAAAGTTGAAAGGGTTTTTGGTGGTCCCGGGTATATCACCAAAGGAATACAAGAAAGATTTTCTTATGATCTTGAAAAGATAAAACCGATCCTTGAAAAGATCGGCAAATGGAACGCGATTCTTGACCCTGACGAGAAAAAACTTGAAAAACTTCTCGCGCAAATCCCTGAAAATATCAAAGAGGAAATTTTGATGTTTCGTAATAAAAAACTTATTATTACCCTCAAGCCGACAAAGAAAAAATAA
- a CDS encoding NUDIX domain-containing protein gives MVQQQVDKNGSDESFGIVPLHGNDGEFLFLLIQQKEGAWGFPKGHPQNNENELETARRELLEETKIIDIQIIEGPFFIERYEAEHDGITIDKTVKYFLARVPETKVTIDHSEIIGYGWFTYEESLDLVKYESRKNIIREAKEYADKHFEKTL, from the coding sequence ATGGTACAGCAACAAGTAGATAAAAATGGGAGTGATGAGTCTTTCGGAATAGTACCCCTTCATGGCAATGATGGGGAGTTTTTATTTCTTCTTATTCAGCAAAAGGAAGGTGCTTGGGGTTTTCCTAAGGGGCATCCCCAAAATAATGAGAATGAACTGGAAACAGCTCGACGGGAACTTCTTGAAGAAACAAAAATTATCGATATTCAAATTATTGAAGGTCCTTTCTTTATTGAACGCTATGAAGCAGAACACGATGGTATAACCATTGATAAAACAGTAAAATATTTTTTAGCCCGCGTGCCCGAAACAAAAGTTACGATAGACCACAGTGAGATTATTGGGTACGGGTGGTTTACTTATGAAGAATCTTTAGATCTGGTAAAATATGAAAGTAGAAAAAATATTATTCGTGAGGCAAAAGAATATGCCGATAAACATTTTGAAAAAACTCTATGA
- a CDS encoding putative peptidoglycan glycosyltransferase FtsW, translating into MNRKKADRIFLGIVAALVLVGTFLFFSASLGLLARSEDLFSSVIFSRLIFGLLAGTITLIITSKIPHTFLKKSSFYFFVFSVILTSLVFVPGIGFEHGGAKRWIHLFGISLQPAEFLKLSFVIYFAAILSSLKGKIKTFAYGLLPALILLGITGILLIKQPDMGTFLVIFTSAIAMLIVSGGKWSHIGILGGISIVSVAILAHFKPYILLRFTTFLDPTGDPLGAGYQIQQSLIAIGSGGIFGRGFGQSIQKFGQLPEPIGDSIFAVASEEFGMIGAVIIIALFVALAIRGFQIASRAPNYFSGLLVVGLVILMVTQSFMNIASMLSVLPLVGVPLLFISHGGTALLFALLEAGIILQVSKYQRE; encoded by the coding sequence ATGAATCGCAAAAAGGCAGACAGAATATTTCTTGGAATCGTGGCGGCACTCGTGCTTGTCGGAACTTTTTTGTTTTTTTCCGCAAGTTTGGGGCTTTTGGCGCGTAGCGAGGATTTATTTTCCAGTGTAATATTCAGCAGACTTATCTTTGGGTTATTGGCAGGAACTATAACGCTTATTATTACTTCAAAAATTCCGCATACCTTTTTAAAAAAATCATCTTTCTATTTCTTTGTATTTTCAGTAATTCTGACTTCGCTCGTATTTGTTCCAGGAATTGGTTTTGAGCACGGCGGGGCAAAACGTTGGATTCATCTTTTTGGCATATCATTACAGCCGGCAGAATTTCTAAAATTAAGCTTTGTTATTTATTTCGCTGCGATTCTCTCGTCACTTAAAGGAAAAATTAAAACATTCGCGTATGGACTTCTCCCAGCCCTTATTTTGCTTGGCATTACAGGGATCCTACTTATTAAGCAACCTGATATGGGAACGTTTCTTGTTATTTTTACCTCTGCAATTGCCATGCTTATTGTAAGCGGAGGGAAATGGTCACACATAGGAATCTTGGGAGGAATTTCCATCGTAAGTGTTGCCATTCTCGCACACTTTAAACCTTACATTCTTTTACGTTTCACCACCTTTCTTGATCCAACAGGAGACCCACTTGGGGCCGGATATCAAATACAACAATCATTAATTGCCATAGGCTCGGGGGGTATTTTTGGAAGAGGTTTCGGACAGAGTATCCAGAAATTCGGCCAACTTCCCGAACCCATAGGTGATTCGATTTTTGCTGTGGCATCAGAAGAATTTGGAATGATTGGTGCTGTAATAATTATTGCACTTTTTGTTGCACTTGCGATACGTGGTTTCCAGATTGCTTCACGTGCTCCAAATTATTTTAGTGGACTTCTTGTCGTAGGTCTTGTTATACTAATGGTGACCCAATCATTTATGAATATTGCATCAATGCTTAGTGTCCTTCCCTTGGTTGGCGTCCCACTTCTTTTCATTAGTCACGGCGGTACAGCACTTTTGTTCGCGCTCCTTGAAGCAGGGATTATTTTACAGGTGTCGAAGTATCAGAGGGAATAA
- the nth gene encoding endonuclease III, translated as MKQNNKNLEIRKRRAKIVLRELKKLFPKAGMMLRYSNNWELLVAVELSAQCTDKKVNEVTEKLFKKYRTLDDYAHAKQKEFEKDIYSTGFYRNKTKNILAAAKMIKKEYDGEVPHTMEKILAVPGVARKTANVVLGNAYGIVEGIAVDTHVRRLSRLFGLTLEFNPIKIERELMEVLPKKEWFEFTYRLIEYGRKYCKAVPRHDHRTCPVTRVLIKRNLI; from the coding sequence ATGAAGCAAAATAATAAAAATTTAGAAATCCGCAAACGTCGAGCAAAGATTGTTTTAAGGGAACTTAAAAAACTTTTTCCGAAGGCGGGGATGATGCTTCGATACTCAAATAATTGGGAGCTTTTGGTTGCTGTGGAGCTTTCCGCGCAATGCACTGATAAAAAAGTAAACGAGGTAACCGAAAAGCTTTTTAAAAAATACAGAACACTCGATGATTACGCGCACGCGAAACAGAAAGAATTTGAGAAAGATATTTATTCAACGGGATTTTATCGCAACAAGACAAAAAATATATTAGCGGCGGCAAAAATGATCAAAAAAGAATATGACGGGGAGGTACCTCATACCATGGAGAAGATTCTCGCTGTGCCCGGCGTTGCACGCAAAACAGCAAACGTTGTCTTGGGGAACGCGTATGGTATTGTAGAGGGGATTGCTGTTGATACGCACGTAAGACGATTATCGAGATTATTCGGACTCACTCTTGAATTTAATCCAATAAAAATAGAACGTGAGCTCATGGAAGTGTTGCCCAAGAAGGAATGGTTTGAGTTTACGTATCGACTTATAGAATATGGAAGAAAGTATTGCAAAGCGGTTCCACGACATGACCATAGAACGTGCCCTGTTACTCGAGTGCTTATAAAAAGAAATCTTATATGA
- a CDS encoding 3'-5' exonuclease — MIVIDAEMSGLSPLKHSLVSIGAVDFTHPERQFYGECRIWDGAETDPEALAVNGFTDEQCRDKNKKSETELIKEFYVWIQEISDKTIAGQNVSFDAQFLNQALKRANIEWRFSFRTLDLHALAYAQFLKEGREVPIKFDQSALSLTKILASLGLPPEPKPHIAINGAKYEAEAFSRVIHGKNLLPEFAQYSVEIPEQGKLI, encoded by the coding sequence ATGATTGTTATTGATGCCGAAATGTCAGGACTTAGTCCACTGAAACACTCGCTCGTGAGCATTGGCGCAGTTGATTTCACTCACCCTGAAAGACAATTTTACGGAGAATGCAGGATTTGGGATGGGGCCGAAACCGACCCGGAAGCGCTTGCGGTAAATGGGTTTACTGATGAGCAGTGTCGGGATAAAAATAAAAAAAGTGAAACAGAACTGATCAAAGAGTTTTATGTTTGGATACAGGAAATTTCCGATAAAACGATCGCTGGTCAAAACGTTTCGTTTGACGCGCAATTTTTAAATCAAGCACTCAAGCGCGCCAATATCGAATGGCGATTTTCATTCAGAACCCTTGATCTTCATGCCTTGGCGTATGCCCAATTTCTTAAGGAGGGAAGAGAGGTGCCGATCAAATTTGACCAATCTGCCCTCTCGCTCACTAAAATCCTTGCGTCTTTGGGTCTTCCGCCGGAACCAAAACCACACATTGCGATCAATGGTGCAAAATATGAAGCGGAGGCGTTCTCGCGTGTTATCCACGGTAAAAATCTCTTGCCAGAATTTGCGCAGTATTCCGTGGAAATACCAGAACAGGGAAAATTGATATAA
- a CDS encoding Ada metal-binding domain-containing protein, with translation MSILEHIKKINPAMWPEVLTTSLIIVLVAMGSFGLGRLSKIEQLKAPLSIKGVNVGGAQAVSTVGPNTKGFVRESMVNKIASNEGFIVGSKTGKKYHFPWCAGAQQIKEENKVWFTNEAEAKAAGFTPAANCKGLSQ, from the coding sequence ATGAGTATACTAGAACATATTAAAAAAATCAACCCCGCCATGTGGCCGGAAGTTCTCACTACAAGTCTTATTATCGTTCTTGTGGCGATGGGTAGTTTTGGGCTTGGCAGACTTTCAAAAATAGAGCAATTAAAAGCTCCCCTAAGTATCAAGGGAGTTAATGTAGGAGGGGCTCAAGCAGTTTCTACAGTAGGTCCAAATACCAAAGGATTTGTGCGGGAGTCCATGGTAAACAAGATTGCATCTAATGAGGGATTTATTGTTGGTTCAAAAACTGGCAAGAAATATCATTTCCCTTGGTGTGCAGGTGCACAACAGATCAAAGAAGAGAATAAGGTTTGGTTTACCAATGAAGCGGAAGCTAAGGCGGCAGGATTTACTCCGGCGGCAAATTGCAAAGGTTTATCGCAATAA
- the pyrF gene encoding orotidine-5'-phosphate decarboxylase, with amino-acid sequence MKKENLIIALDGMNLKEALKIARALSGKVWGFKIGDLLYEDSSIVRKLKKFGHVFADVKLYDIPNTVANSVKKLSRAGADMITVHASGGIEMIKAAKQNAGRSKILAVTVLTSQNNKNTKRNVIKLAQDAITVGVQGIVCSGQELGALKGVPGIKSIIKVVPGIRPVWYAKKDDQKRTITPHEAMRLGADYLVIGRPITKAKSPLRALKEL; translated from the coding sequence ATGAAGAAGGAAAATTTAATTATTGCATTAGACGGGATGAACTTAAAAGAAGCGCTTAAAATTGCCCGCGCGTTAAGTGGAAAAGTCTGGGGGTTTAAAATAGGCGACCTACTCTATGAGGATAGTTCTATTGTTCGAAAACTCAAAAAGTTCGGGCACGTGTTTGCTGATGTTAAGTTATATGACATTCCTAATACTGTTGCAAATAGTGTGAAAAAACTCTCACGCGCCGGCGCTGATATGATAACCGTTCATGCTTCCGGCGGTATTGAAATGATAAAAGCCGCAAAACAAAATGCTGGAAGGAGTAAAATTCTTGCTGTAACTGTGCTTACTTCGCAAAATAATAAAAATACAAAAAGAAACGTCATAAAACTCGCTCAAGATGCCATAACCGTGGGAGTGCAAGGGATAGTGTGTTCGGGGCAGGAACTGGGGGCGCTTAAGGGTGTCCCAGGAATCAAATCAATAATCAAGGTTGTGCCTGGAATAAGACCTGTGTGGTATGCAAAAAAAGATGATCAGAAGCGTACAATTACTCCCCATGAAGCGATGCGACTTGGCGCGGATTATTTGGTTATCGGGAGACCGATTACAAAAGCTAAGAGTCCACTAAGGGCACTCAAGGAACTCTAG
- the gltX gene encoding glutamate--tRNA ligase, with protein sequence MEKNQKKQEVRVRFAPSPTGVLHVGGARTALFNFLFAKKHGGKMVLRIEDTDKERSKKEHEDDILEGLKWLSISYDELYRQSDRTAVYKKYLEQLIVAGSAYISKEEASQEGLPAPQSTASRQVSKRGEVIRFKNLNKIVTFRDLIRGDISFDTTELGDFVIAKDLETPLYNFAVVVDDFDMGITHIIRGEDGISNTPRQILIQEALGAPRPFYAHIPFILAPDRSKLSKRHGAVSVTEYRDLGFFPGALVNFLALIGWNPGDEREIFSIEELTREFSIEKVQKGGAIFNIEKLRWMNKEYLKKMPPTEFKKRALEYVPDSIRAFPGFSEKRFDAVLAVISERMSTFKDIATMAETGEIGYYFVVPEYQKEKLLWKPTGAHLAGGEDGDYTKIKAQLTRVVEILETVDNASFTKEKIKEALWNYATEEGRGFVLWPVRMALSGKDKSPDPFVLAEVLGKEETMERLLVAIKKCSE encoded by the coding sequence ATGGAAAAGAATCAAAAAAAGCAAGAAGTTCGAGTTCGTTTTGCCCCATCCCCAACAGGCGTCTTACATGTGGGAGGAGCACGCACCGCTCTCTTTAATTTCCTATTTGCAAAAAAACATGGTGGGAAGATGGTTTTGCGCATCGAAGATACGGATAAAGAGCGTTCAAAGAAAGAACATGAGGACGATATCCTCGAGGGATTGAAGTGGCTCTCTATTTCATACGATGAACTCTATCGTCAATCTGACCGAACTGCTGTGTATAAGAAATATCTTGAGCAGCTCATTGTCGCGGGATCGGCATACATTTCAAAAGAAGAAGCCTCGCAAGAAGGACTCCCTGCACCGCAAAGCACTGCGTCGCGGCAGGTAAGTAAGCGAGGGGAAGTAATACGATTCAAAAACCTCAATAAGATAGTCACCTTTCGCGATCTCATCCGCGGTGATATATCATTTGATACGACCGAGCTTGGCGATTTTGTAATCGCAAAAGATCTTGAAACTCCGCTGTATAATTTTGCCGTGGTGGTGGACGATTTTGACATGGGTATAACGCACATCATTCGCGGAGAAGACGGAATATCAAACACACCACGACAAATTCTTATACAGGAAGCGTTGGGTGCACCTAGACCTTTCTATGCTCACATACCGTTCATTCTGGCCCCCGATAGGTCTAAGCTCTCCAAAAGACATGGTGCCGTATCGGTGACCGAATATCGAGACCTTGGATTTTTTCCTGGAGCACTGGTTAATTTTCTCGCACTTATCGGATGGAACCCTGGAGATGAGCGAGAAATTTTTTCTATAGAAGAACTCACGCGAGAATTTTCGATTGAAAAAGTTCAAAAAGGAGGTGCGATATTTAATATTGAAAAACTTCGATGGATGAATAAGGAATATCTCAAAAAAATGCCGCCTACGGAATTCAAAAAGCGCGCTTTAGAATATGTTCCAGATTCAATCCGAGCGTTCCCTGGTTTCAGTGAAAAAAGATTTGATGCGGTACTTGCGGTCATTAGCGAGCGTATGAGCACATTCAAAGATATTGCCACGATGGCAGAGACTGGAGAAATCGGATATTACTTTGTTGTGCCTGAATATCAAAAAGAAAAACTTTTATGGAAACCTACCGGCGCTCATTTGGCAGGCGGGGAAGATGGCGATTACACAAAAATAAAAGCACAGCTTACGCGGGTAGTAGAAATTCTTGAAACTGTTGATAACGCGTCTTTCACTAAAGAAAAAATAAAAGAGGCGCTTTGGAATTATGCGACAGAAGAGGGGAGGGGGTTCGTACTTTGGCCAGTACGTATGGCACTATCAGGGAAGGATAAATCTCCAGACCCATTTGTGCTTGCTGAAGTTTTGGGCAAAGAAGAAACGATGGAAAGACTTTTAGTGGCGATAAAAAAATGTAGTGAGTAA
- a CDS encoding A/G-specific adenine glycosylase produces MSTSETTHTRNNKNIPAFKKNIRNFYRKNKREMPWRNTHDPYKILVSEVMLQQTQVSRVLKKYPQFIQAFPSPRVLAKTPLKRILSVWQGMGYNRRAIALKKIADKIMKEYSGVVPNDPVILEKFPGIGKNTAGAIIAFAFNKPAVFIETNIRRVFIYHFFKHRSEVSDKEILTLVEKTLDKKNPREWYYALMDYGAMLVRKVTNPNRRSKYYTKQKPFKGSNREVRGLIIQVLLENKSLSIKKFKEKINRPELPQNINDLVHEGFLKKRGTLYTLAR; encoded by the coding sequence ATGTCAACAAGTGAAACAACACATACGAGGAATAATAAAAATATACCGGCATTTAAAAAAAATATCCGAAATTTTTATCGTAAAAATAAACGAGAAATGCCGTGGCGAAATACGCATGATCCCTATAAAATTTTGGTATCGGAAGTGATGCTTCAACAGACCCAGGTCTCGCGCGTTCTCAAAAAATACCCTCAGTTTATACAGGCATTTCCTAGCCCTAGAGTGCTCGCAAAAACCCCTCTTAAGCGAATTTTAAGCGTTTGGCAGGGGATGGGGTATAACAGGCGGGCTATCGCACTTAAAAAGATTGCAGACAAAATAATGAAAGAATACAGCGGAGTGGTTCCTAATGATCCAGTAATCCTCGAAAAATTTCCCGGGATTGGAAAGAATACTGCTGGCGCGATTATTGCGTTTGCGTTCAATAAACCGGCTGTTTTTATCGAAACCAACATCAGGCGCGTTTTTATTTATCATTTTTTTAAACATCGCAGTGAAGTGAGTGACAAAGAAATTCTTACATTAGTTGAAAAAACTCTCGATAAAAAGAATCCGCGAGAATGGTATTACGCACTTATGGACTATGGAGCAATGCTCGTAAGAAAAGTCACGAACCCAAATCGCAGAAGCAAGTATTATACAAAACAAAAACCGTTCAAGGGGTCAAATAGGGAAGTGCGGGGGCTCATTATTCAGGTTCTTCTTGAGAACAAGTCTTTGTCAATAAAAAAATTTAAGGAGAAAATTAATCGTCCTGAATTACCCCAAAATATTAATGATCTTGTTCATGAAGGGTTTTTAAAAAAACGGGGAACACTCTATACGCTTGCTCGTTAA